Within Nostoc sp. 'Peltigera membranacea cyanobiont' N6, the genomic segment TAGGGCAGTTATACGGCTAAGGTTGGCTGGGCCCCAATGAAGTGTACCAATATCCCCAGGTCGCCAACGTCTTCTTGGGAAAGGAATTTGGTTCACACAAAAGTAGCGCATCACCTTAAACGCCGTTCTAAGTTCGCGGAACTGTTGAAAGGCTAACTGTATTGCGGCAACTACACCCTCATCTGGGTCTAGCACCAATTTTCCTTCTGGGTCGTAGACATAGCCAGTAGGTGGAGAGCATCGCAGTTCTCCTTTTTTCGCCTTGTTCAGTTTGGCTCCTTGTAAGCGTAGACGCATACCGTGTAGTTCTGTGTGGCTCCAAGTTCCTTTAAATCCCAGTATCACTCGGTCGTTAAAATCATTTGGATCATAAATTCCATCATGGTCAATTACCAAGGTATCTGTAAGGGCACAGATATCTAAAAGTTTATGCCAATCTGCTTGGGAACGAGAAAATCTTGAGGCTTCGAGAGCCAAAACAGCCCCCACCTCTCCTAAACCAACAGCAGCCATTAGTCGATGAAAATCCTCACGTCCTGTCGTGGTTTGTCCACTTTTACCAAGGTCACTATCCAATACTTCGATTTGACTCTTGTCCCAACCCAAGGTTAATGCACGGTCAGCTAGGGCGTATTGTCTTTCTGTACTTTCACGGTGGAATTCGACCTGAGTGGGTGTCGATTGTCTTAAATATACAACAGCATGGCGTTCCAGATGGGTCGTCCTAACTTTACTATTCATCTGGTTTACTCCTTACTATCGACTCGTTGAGACTTTTGCTTACGAGTATCTTGTCTACTAACCTTGCTGTTAGTTTTATTAGACGACTTAGCCTTTCTTTGTTGGCTGGTTGAGTGGTTGGTAGTAGATGCTTTTGTATCATTATTGTTTTTCCTGTGTTCAACTCCTTTATTTTCAGGAACACAAGGAATTTCTGACGTTATAAATTGCGATCGCTCTGCTACCCATTCACTCAATCGCAGTAGTTTCTCAGGTAAAAACTTCCCGACTTGGGTCGTGCTTACTTGTTGTGTCCATAGGTCGGTTTCCCTTGCTGGTAGAGACAAAAATCCTCCCAATGGACTTTCTACGGTTACTTTAGTCTCTTGACCAACTTTGCGAATTTGCCGTACTACAACTGACTGACCATACAGTGGGTGAATGGGATTGGTGATGGTGACACTACTTCCCAAAAGAGACTTGAAGTTATGTGCAGTTTTATTATATCGTTCCAGTAATACAAGATCGTACCATCCAGGCAATGGTTAAAAATGCCTTAGAACCCGAATGGGAAGTAATTTTTGAAAGGTCTAGTTACGGCTTTCGACCAGGACGTAGCCCCCATGATGCTATTGCCAGTATCTATAACCTAGCCCGACCGAATAAACGGAAGAAATGGGTCGTAGATGCAGACATTCAAGGGTGTTTTGACAACATATCACATAATTTTCTGTTAGAGCTTTTAGCAGGCTTTCCAGCCCGTGAATTAATTAAACAGTGGCTACTAGCAGGATATATGGAAGCAGGTTCATGGCATCCAACAGATGCTGGTACACCGCAAGGGTCTGTTGTCAGTCCGTTGTTAGCAAATATAGCTTTGCACGGTATGGAATCTGCCTTGGGAGTTAAATATAATAAAGACGGAGAACTCCGTGCATCTAGAGCTTTGGTGAGATTCGCCGATGATTTTGTGGTGTTCTGTGAAACACTTGAAGATGCAAAAACTGTTCTTCAAATCCTGAATAACTGGATGCAAGCTAGAGGGCTTACCCTCTCTCAGGAGAAAACCAAAATATCGCATCTCACAGAAGGGTTTGACTTTTTGGGTTTCAATATCAGGCACTACAAAGACCAAACTACTAAAACTGGATGGAAGCTGTTAATCAAACCTAGTAAAAAGTCTGTGCTAAATATTCGGAGTAAACTGCGTTCTGAATGGCTGAACTGTAAAGGTAAGTCAGCAGATGCAGTCATTAAAAAGCTCAATCCGATTATTCGGGGACAAGCGAATTACTTCCGAGTTGGGGTAGCCTCAAAAATTTTCAATTCTCTTGACCATTGGTTATATGAGAAACAGAAAATGTATGCCAAACGCACTCATCGAAATAAATCTGATAGCTGGCGTAAGGCTAAATACTGGGGAAATCTAAATCTTGATAGACCATTTGACCGATGGGTATTTGGTAATAAACAAACCGGAGCCTATATGGTGAAATTTGCCTGGTTCAAGATTGAAAGGCACATTCTTATTAAAGGTAAATCATCACCCGATGACCCCAAATTAAGGGACTACTGGATTAAACGGCAAGAAGCTAAAACTAAATCCGAATTAATCAAAAGTAGGCAGAAGATAGCCCAAAAGCAACAATATGTCTGTCCTGTATGCGGGGAATCTCTATTAAATGATGAGGAGTTACATCTTCATCATAAAAAGC encodes:
- a CDS encoding Y4bD/Y4pK family protein; translation: MPGWYDLVLLERYNKTAHNFKSLLGSSVTITNPIHPLYGQSVVVRQIRKVGQETKVTVESPLGGFLSLPARETDLWTQQVSTTQVGKFLPEKLLRLSEWVAERSQFITSEIPCVPENKGVEHRKNNNDTKASTTNHSTSQQRKAKSSNKTNSKVSRQDTRKQKSQRVDSKE
- a CDS encoding group II intron reverse transcriptase, with translation MVKNALEPEWEVIFERSSYGFRPGRSPHDAIASIYNLARPNKRKKWVVDADIQGCFDNISHNFLLELLAGFPARELIKQWLLAGYMEAGSWHPTDAGTPQGSVVSPLLANIALHGMESALGVKYNKDGELRASRALVRFADDFVVFCETLEDAKTVLQILNNWMQARGLTLSQEKTKISHLTEGFDFLGFNIRHYKDQTTKTGWKLLIKPSKKSVLNIRSKLRSEWLNCKGKSADAVIKKLNPIIRGQANYFRVGVASKIFNSLDHWLYEKQKMYAKRTHRNKSDSWRKAKYWGNLNLDRPFDRWVFGNKQTGAYMVKFAWFKIERHILIKGKSSPDDPKLRDYWIKRQEAKTKSELIKSRQKIAQKQQYVCPVCGESLLNDEELHLHHKKPKSQGGGDNYGNLQLVHLYCHQQIHSGTICSL